A single Pseudomonas sp. HN11 DNA region contains:
- a CDS encoding N(5)-hydroxyornithine transformylase PvdF — protein sequence MTKKNLVYVWSLRNAAADKAGQPVAYKDHERYMMSVLESLAGALNDTPLGEAYNLVGVVYDDDEQNPRDQQLVSDYGFAYKPGRQWLYPADLRVQGRLVNDLLLSVPSTYRRLPRGSAEHIAGKQDFERRLHDTLVELKADIVVLDGLLVILDELVRPGAPFARRIMNIHPGITRIESPYERRGAYATWSALYGARGLTITDWATKATTPSEPLYLTGASFHYVDNGIDSGEVFHDVLKTEISPEDTILELRWNNFNNSLFPALHEGLALLAQKGI from the coding sequence ATGACGAAAAAGAATCTGGTGTACGTGTGGTCCCTGCGCAATGCTGCGGCCGATAAGGCCGGGCAGCCGGTGGCCTACAAGGACCACGAGCGTTACATGATGTCGGTGCTGGAATCTTTGGCGGGGGCACTCAACGACACGCCGCTGGGCGAGGCCTACAACCTGGTGGGCGTGGTGTATGACGACGATGAGCAGAATCCGCGGGACCAGCAACTGGTCAGCGACTACGGCTTTGCCTACAAACCTGGCCGTCAATGGTTGTATCCGGCCGACCTGCGGGTGCAGGGTCGCCTTGTCAATGATCTGCTGCTGAGCGTGCCGTCGACCTATCGGCGGCTGCCGCGGGGCAGCGCGGAACACATCGCCGGCAAGCAGGATTTCGAACGCCGACTGCACGACACGCTGGTGGAGTTGAAGGCCGACATCGTGGTGCTCGACGGCTTGCTGGTGATCCTGGATGAACTGGTGCGTCCGGGCGCGCCATTTGCCCGTCGCATCATGAACATTCACCCAGGCATTACCCGTATCGAATCGCCCTACGAGCGCCGTGGCGCCTACGCGACCTGGAGCGCCTTGTACGGCGCGCGTGGGCTGACGATCACGGACTGGGCGACCAAGGCCACGACGCCGTCGGAGCCGCTGTACCTCACTGGCGCGTCTTTCCACTACGTGGACAACGGCATCGATTCGGGCGAAGTGTTCCACGACGTGCTCAAGACCGAGATCTCGCCTGAGGACACCATCCTCGAGTTGCGCTGGAACAACTTCAACAACAGCCTGTTCCCGGCGCTGCATGAAGGGTTGGCGTTATTGGCACAAAAGGGAATCTAA
- a CDS encoding cyclic peptide export ABC transporter, whose protein sequence is MTDPKRGAFNGLLALLRPFRTIVTVSVALGMAGGLAITLLLATINNALHSPQGMTQGVILTFAALCVLALVSSIISDIGTNYVGQRIIAALRKDLGEKVLSAPIGQIERYRSHRLIPVLTHDVDTISDFSFAFTPLAIAATVTLGCLGYLAYLSVPMFLMMVVAIVIGSAVQFIAGGKGIQGFDLARSHEDELQRYYNAIASGAKELRMHRPRRFRMNTHRIQETADRISDIQVRSVNIYILAKTFGSMLFFVVIGLALAMQAYNPNPDPTVITGFVLVLLYMKGPLEHLLGYLPVVGKAKIAFGRISELSERFSSPEPHLLMDDSEAPTPIVNSLELRNVSYSPAAVEGSEPFHLGPINLNIAQGDIVFIVGENGSGKTTLIKLLLGLYPPQSGEILLNGKAVTDPERDDYRQLFTTVFADYYLFDDLVQGSATQSLDSATKYLERLEIAHKVSVKDGVFSTTDLSTGQRKRLALVNAWLEERPVLVFDEWAADQDPAFRRIFYTELLPDLKRLGKTIIVISHDDRYFDIADQRVRLRAGQVVHEMEPA, encoded by the coding sequence ATGACCGACCCCAAGCGCGGCGCCTTCAACGGTCTGCTCGCATTGCTCAGGCCCTTTCGCACCATCGTGACCGTCTCCGTCGCCCTGGGCATGGCCGGCGGCCTGGCCATCACATTGCTGTTGGCGACGATCAATAACGCCCTGCATTCGCCCCAAGGCATGACCCAGGGTGTAATCCTGACGTTTGCAGCCTTGTGCGTGCTGGCGCTGGTCAGCTCGATCATTTCCGACATCGGCACCAATTACGTCGGCCAACGGATCATCGCGGCGCTGCGCAAAGACCTGGGCGAAAAAGTGCTGTCGGCGCCGATCGGCCAAATCGAACGTTACCGCTCCCACCGCCTCATCCCGGTGCTGACCCATGACGTCGACACCATCAGCGACTTCTCTTTCGCGTTCACGCCATTGGCCATTGCCGCCACGGTGACGCTGGGCTGCCTCGGCTACCTGGCCTACCTGTCAGTGCCGATGTTCCTGATGATGGTGGTGGCCATCGTGATCGGCAGCGCCGTGCAGTTTATCGCCGGCGGCAAAGGCATCCAGGGTTTCGACCTGGCACGCAGCCATGAAGATGAGTTGCAGCGTTACTACAATGCCATCGCTTCCGGGGCCAAGGAGCTGCGCATGCACCGGCCGCGACGCTTTCGCATGAACACCCACCGCATCCAGGAAACGGCCGACCGCATCAGTGATATTCAGGTGCGCTCCGTGAACATCTACATCCTCGCCAAGACCTTTGGTTCGATGCTGTTCTTCGTGGTCATCGGCCTGGCCCTGGCGATGCAGGCGTACAACCCGAACCCCGACCCGACGGTGATCACCGGCTTCGTGCTGGTGCTGCTGTACATGAAAGGCCCGTTGGAACATCTGCTGGGTTACCTGCCGGTGGTGGGCAAGGCGAAAATTGCCTTTGGCCGTATCAGCGAGTTGTCGGAGCGTTTCTCCTCCCCTGAGCCGCACCTGCTGATGGATGACAGCGAGGCGCCCACCCCGATCGTCAACAGCCTGGAATTGCGCAACGTCAGCTACAGCCCAGCGGCGGTAGAAGGCAGCGAGCCATTCCATCTCGGACCGATCAACCTGAACATCGCCCAGGGCGACATCGTGTTCATCGTCGGTGAAAACGGCAGCGGCAAGACCACCTTGATCAAGCTGTTGCTGGGCCTGTACCCGCCGCAGTCCGGTGAGATCCTGCTCAATGGCAAGGCGGTGACGGACCCCGAGCGCGATGACTATCGCCAGCTGTTCACGACGGTGTTTGCCGATTACTACCTGTTCGACGATCTGGTCCAGGGCAGCGCCACCCAGTCATTGGACAGTGCCACCAAATACCTGGAACGCCTGGAGATCGCGCACAAGGTCAGCGTCAAGGACGGCGTGTTCAGCACCACCGACCTGTCCACCGGCCAACGCAAGCGCCTGGCACTGGTCAACGCATGGCTGGAGGAACGCCCGGTGCTGGTGTTCGACGAATGGGCCGCCGATCAGGACCCGGCCTTCCGCCGGATTTTCTATACCGAGCTGCTGCCGGACCTCAAGCGCCTGGGCAAGACCATCATCGTAATCAGCCATGACGACCGTTATTTCGACATCGCCGATCAGCGGGTACGCCTGCGCGCGGGCCAGGTGGTGCACGAAATGGAACCCGCATGA
- a CDS encoding TonB-dependent siderophore receptor — protein sequence MSARLGLSPLSKALTMRRALNINLLPSALALAVSLPVAGYVQAQEIELDIPAQALGSALQEFGRQANMQVLYSPTDVAGKNSKAVKGKLDPQQAINTLLAGTSTTHSLSGNALTVTAAGATAGLELSPTQVTGNVLGNITEGSGSYTPGTIATATRLTLTPRETPQSITVITRQHIEDFGLNSVDDVMRHTPGITVSAYDTDRTNYYSRGFSVNSFQYDGIPSTVRNVGYSAGNTLSDMAIYDRVEVLKGATGLLNGAGSLGATINLIRKKPTSEFKGHVQLGAGSWDNYRSEVDVSGPLTESGNVRGRAVAAYQDKNSFMDHYSRKTETYYGITEFDLSPDTMLTVGFDYQDNTPKGSSWSGSFPLVNSNGSINKMSRSYNNGTTWSSWQQNTRTAFAMLEHDLGDGWVTKFQLDHKINSYHADLGSIQFVEPQADGSAVINGQKYTGDTKSTSADLYATGPFSLFGREHELVIGGSIGTSHWKGKGYWSPTWPQGNTVDFYNWNGKIDRPIYGPAQQHTDDTIRQSGTYMTARFNVMDDLNVILGGRIANYHVTGLNPSYKETGRFVPYAGVIYDLNENFSVYTSYTDIFQPQESTYKDRNQTLLEPDEGQNYEIGLKGEFFDGRLNSSLAYFEVHEDNRAIPDDAYNNQTPSPQNYAFKSSKAVTKGYEAEISGELAPGWQLQGGYTHKIVRDADDKKISTFEPEHQVNLNTTYKLKGDLDKFTIGGGLRWQSKGWYEIYNSPLNRNQDITQEAYWLVDLMTRYQITKSLSATVNVNNIFDKSYYTNVGFYNSAAYGEPRNVMFSTRWDF from the coding sequence ATGTCAGCACGACTCGGTCTCAGCCCACTGAGCAAAGCGCTAACCATGCGTCGGGCCCTGAACATCAACCTCCTTCCGAGCGCGCTTGCCCTTGCGGTATCGCTTCCGGTCGCCGGCTATGTGCAGGCGCAGGAGATCGAGTTGGATATTCCAGCACAGGCACTGGGGAGTGCACTGCAGGAATTCGGCCGTCAGGCCAATATGCAAGTGCTGTACAGCCCGACCGACGTGGCAGGTAAGAACAGCAAGGCGGTCAAAGGCAAACTGGATCCACAGCAGGCCATCAACACGCTGCTGGCAGGCACGTCAACCACCCACAGCCTCAGCGGTAACGCCCTGACCGTCACCGCCGCCGGTGCTACCGCCGGCCTGGAACTGAGCCCGACCCAAGTGACCGGCAACGTGCTGGGCAATATCACCGAGGGCTCCGGCTCCTACACGCCGGGCACCATCGCCACGGCCACGCGGCTGACCCTGACACCGCGGGAAACCCCGCAGTCGATCACGGTGATTACCCGTCAACACATCGAGGACTTCGGCCTCAACAGCGTTGATGACGTAATGCGCCACACACCTGGCATCACCGTCTCGGCCTATGACACTGACCGTACCAACTACTATTCCCGTGGTTTCTCGGTCAACAGTTTCCAATACGATGGTATTCCGTCCACCGTGCGCAACGTCGGCTATTCGGCCGGTAATACCCTGAGCGACATGGCGATCTATGACCGCGTCGAAGTGCTCAAAGGCGCCACCGGTCTGCTCAACGGCGCAGGCTCACTGGGCGCGACGATCAACCTGATCCGCAAGAAGCCGACGTCGGAGTTCAAGGGCCACGTGCAGTTGGGCGCCGGTTCCTGGGACAACTATCGCAGCGAAGTGGATGTGAGCGGCCCGCTGACCGAAAGCGGCAATGTCCGGGGCCGTGCGGTAGCGGCGTACCAGGACAAGAACTCGTTCATGGACCACTACTCGCGCAAAACCGAAACCTACTACGGAATTACCGAATTCGACCTGTCGCCCGACACCATGCTGACGGTCGGCTTCGACTACCAGGACAACACGCCCAAAGGCTCCAGCTGGTCCGGTTCCTTCCCGTTGGTGAACTCCAACGGCAGCATCAACAAGATGTCCCGCTCCTACAACAACGGCACTACCTGGAGTTCCTGGCAGCAAAACACCCGTACCGCCTTTGCCATGCTCGAACATGACCTGGGTGACGGTTGGGTGACCAAGTTCCAGCTTGACCACAAGATCAACAGCTACCATGCCGACCTCGGCTCGATTCAGTTCGTTGAGCCGCAGGCCGATGGCAGTGCGGTGATCAACGGACAGAAATACACCGGCGACACCAAAAGCACTTCTGCAGACCTCTACGCCACCGGGCCCTTCAGCCTGTTCGGCCGCGAGCATGAACTGGTCATCGGTGGCTCGATCGGTACTTCGCACTGGAAAGGCAAGGGTTACTGGTCGCCAACCTGGCCACAGGGCAACACCGTCGACTTCTACAACTGGAACGGCAAGATCGACCGGCCGATCTATGGCCCTGCGCAGCAACACACCGACGACACCATCCGTCAGTCCGGCACCTACATGACCGCGCGCTTCAACGTGATGGATGACCTGAACGTGATCCTCGGTGGTCGTATCGCCAACTACCACGTCACTGGCCTGAACCCGTCCTACAAGGAAACCGGGCGGTTCGTGCCGTATGCCGGTGTGATCTACGACCTGAACGAGAATTTCTCGGTGTACACCAGCTACACCGACATCTTCCAGCCCCAGGAAAGCACCTACAAGGACCGCAACCAGACGTTGCTGGAACCGGACGAGGGGCAGAACTACGAGATCGGCCTGAAGGGCGAATTCTTCGACGGCCGTTTGAACAGCAGCCTTGCCTACTTCGAGGTGCATGAAGACAACCGCGCCATCCCGGACGATGCCTACAATAACCAGACTCCTTCCCCGCAGAACTATGCGTTCAAGAGCTCCAAGGCGGTCACCAAGGGTTACGAGGCTGAAATTTCCGGCGAATTGGCCCCGGGCTGGCAGCTGCAGGGTGGTTACACCCACAAGATCGTGCGGGACGCAGATGACAAGAAGATCTCCACCTTCGAACCAGAGCATCAGGTCAACCTGAACACCACCTACAAGCTCAAGGGCGACCTCGACAAGTTCACCATCGGCGGCGGCCTGCGCTGGCAGAGCAAGGGTTGGTACGAAATCTACAACTCCCCGCTCAACCGCAACCAGGACATCACTCAGGAAGCCTACTGGCTGGTTGATCTGATGACCCGCTACCAGATCACCAAGAGCCTGTCGGCGACCGTCAACGTCAATAACATCTTCGACAAGTCTTACTACACCAACGTGGGTTTCTATAACTCGGCGGCCTATGGTGAGCCGCGCAACGTGATGTTCAGCACCCGTTGGGACTTCTGA
- the pvdO gene encoding dihydropyoverdine dehydrogenase, whose protein sequence is MNNPLTALALTALCSALLPNLAQAAAPQPGKVFKDCKDCPEMVVLPAGTFTMGTPDDEVGREPDEGPMHDVTFAKPFAMSRFHITAGEWDSYVRQTGVKIADGDTRPGRECIASKPRYPQGPRQPAVCMDMDDIKNYVAWLSKKTGQQYHMVSEAQREYAARAGSTGPFPFPFDEGKDYSIARHANTYGPADGYSYSSPVGSYPANAFGMYDMHGNVYERVADCEHPNYIGAPTDGSAWMEPNCEGYMIRGNDWGEAPVFSRSGNRNNIYPQTRGDWIGFRVVRDL, encoded by the coding sequence ATGAACAACCCCCTCACGGCCCTGGCACTCACCGCCCTGTGCAGTGCCTTGCTGCCCAACCTGGCCCAGGCTGCCGCGCCGCAACCCGGCAAAGTGTTCAAGGACTGCAAGGACTGCCCGGAAATGGTGGTGTTGCCCGCCGGCACCTTCACCATGGGCACGCCGGACGACGAGGTCGGCCGCGAGCCGGACGAAGGCCCGATGCACGACGTGACCTTCGCCAAGCCGTTCGCCATGAGCCGCTTTCATATCACCGCCGGTGAATGGGACAGTTATGTGCGCCAGACCGGCGTGAAGATCGCCGACGGCGACACCCGCCCCGGCCGTGAATGCATCGCCAGCAAACCGCGCTACCCCCAGGGCCCGCGCCAACCGGCGGTGTGCATGGACATGGACGACATCAAAAACTATGTGGCCTGGCTGTCGAAAAAGACCGGCCAGCAGTACCACATGGTCAGCGAAGCCCAGCGCGAGTACGCCGCGCGCGCCGGCTCCACCGGGCCATTCCCCTTCCCGTTCGATGAGGGCAAGGACTACAGCATTGCCAGGCACGCCAACACCTATGGCCCTGCCGACGGGTACAGTTACTCGTCACCGGTCGGCAGTTACCCGGCAAATGCCTTTGGCATGTACGACATGCATGGCAACGTCTACGAGCGGGTCGCCGACTGCGAGCACCCCAACTACATTGGCGCGCCTACCGACGGCAGCGCCTGGATGGAGCCTAACTGCGAGGGCTACATGATCCGGGGCAATGACTGGGGTGAAGCACCGGTGTTTTCGCGCTCGGGCAACCGCAATAACATCTACCCGCAGACGCGGGGGGATTGGATTGGGTTCAGGGTAGTGCGCGACCTGTAG
- the pvdM gene encoding pyoverdine-tailoring dipeptidase-like protein PvdM, protein MTKPRSKKALYIGLPLALAIGAGAGFLVWDHWFKGNAGYPLEVIKQANEMQDRLLSFDSHITVPVDFGTADNEADKDGEGQFDLAKAARGRLSGAALTIFGWPEIWNGPNAPHKPTDGFVEAARHEQEVRYKIISAMVRDYPNQVAIAYTPDDFRRLHGEGKFAIFISMLNAYPLGNDLNQLDLWAARGMRMFGFSYVGNNAWSDSSRPLPFFNDSTDALDGLSDIGKQAVHRLNDLGVIIDVSQMSTKALEQVAQLSRTPMVASHSAPRASVDIPRNLSDKELQLIKNSGGVVQIVGFSAYLRPLSQPTQDKLNTLRARFDLPPLPNLAVALMPGDAIIAAWPEQKFGEYASALYAILDEEPKATLKDLGDAIDYTVRKIGIDHVGLASDFNDGGGVQGWNNVGEIRNVTAELIQRGYSEADIAKLWGGNFLRVWDQVQKAANPLANR, encoded by the coding sequence GCTGGCACTGGCCATCGGTGCCGGAGCCGGCTTCCTGGTCTGGGATCACTGGTTCAAGGGCAATGCCGGCTACCCGCTGGAAGTGATCAAGCAGGCCAATGAAATGCAGGATCGGCTGCTGTCTTTCGACAGCCACATCACCGTGCCGGTGGATTTCGGCACCGCCGATAACGAGGCGGACAAGGACGGTGAAGGCCAGTTCGACCTGGCCAAGGCAGCACGTGGGCGACTGTCCGGTGCGGCCCTGACGATTTTTGGCTGGCCGGAAATCTGGAACGGCCCCAACGCGCCGCACAAACCCACCGACGGCTTTGTCGAAGCGGCCCGCCATGAACAGGAAGTGCGCTACAAGATCATCAGCGCGATGGTGCGCGACTACCCCAATCAGGTCGCCATCGCCTATACCCCGGATGATTTCCGGCGTTTGCATGGCGAGGGCAAGTTCGCGATCTTTATCAGCATGCTCAACGCCTACCCGCTGGGCAACGATTTGAACCAGTTGGACCTGTGGGCGGCGCGCGGCATGCGCATGTTCGGTTTCAGCTATGTGGGCAACAATGCCTGGTCGGACTCGTCTCGGCCGCTGCCGTTTTTCAATGACTCCACCGATGCCCTCGACGGTTTGTCGGACATCGGCAAGCAAGCGGTGCACCGCCTCAACGACCTGGGGGTGATCATCGACGTATCACAAATGTCGACCAAGGCCCTGGAGCAAGTGGCCCAATTGAGCCGCACGCCGATGGTGGCGTCCCACTCTGCGCCGCGTGCGTCGGTGGATATCCCGCGCAACCTGAGCGACAAAGAACTGCAACTGATCAAAAACAGCGGCGGCGTGGTGCAGATCGTGGGCTTCTCCGCCTACCTTCGCCCACTGAGCCAACCGACCCAGGACAAGCTCAACACCCTGCGCGCACGCTTCGACCTGCCGCCCCTTCCCAACTTGGCGGTGGCCTTGATGCCGGGCGATGCGATCATTGCCGCCTGGCCTGAACAGAAGTTCGGCGAGTACGCCAGCGCGCTGTACGCCATCCTTGATGAAGAACCCAAGGCCACCCTCAAGGACTTGGGGGACGCCATCGACTACACCGTGCGCAAGATCGGCATCGACCATGTCGGCCTCGCTTCGGACTTCAACGATGGCGGCGGCGTCCAGGGCTGGAACAACGTCGGCGAAATACGCAACGTCACCGCCGAACTGATCCAGCGCGGCTATTCCGAAGCGGACATCGCCAAGCTGTGGGGCGGCAACTTCCTACGGGTGTGGGACCAGGTACAAAAAGCCGCCAACCCCTTGGCCAACCGCTAA